In Fluviicola taffensis DSM 16823, the following are encoded in one genomic region:
- a CDS encoding helix-turn-helix domain-containing protein: protein MSQELIATNFKQLRETMGFTQQKMAEYLGCSREEISYYENENREIPLLLLEKAADLFGVELSDFFNTENAVGIRIAYRANDYAAEDLHEIARFKRIVKNYQRVNRLMARVK from the coding sequence ATGTCACAAGAATTAATTGCCACCAACTTTAAACAACTGCGTGAAACAATGGGTTTTACGCAACAAAAAATGGCGGAATATCTTGGTTGTAGTAGAGAAGAAATTTCCTACTACGAAAATGAAAACAGAGAAATCCCTCTTCTTTTGTTAGAAAAAGCTGCAGATTTGTTTGGTGTGGAACTCAGCGACTTTTTCAATACTGAAAACGCTGTTGGAATTCGAATTGCATACCGCGCAAATGACTATGCTGCTGAAGACTTACATGAAATAGCACGATTTAAACGCATTGTGAAAAATTACCAACGCGTTAATCGCTTAATGGCTCGTGTTAAATGA
- a CDS encoding ImmA/IrrE family metallo-endopeptidase, translating to MNKNELKYKAADAAIEFRRRFDLGQAAPLRMDVLLAKLDLLTVFAKMSESFSGMAAKFEDNGFLLINCNHVKGRQNFTICHELYHLFVQKDFQFEIIASNEDRVKDEHEKLADAFASELLMPEEGIKELLLMQNFLSKQIGIEQIVKLEQYFQVSRQAMVYRLVNLGLIDKQTDLQKAYFETVKESAERLGFETQLYEATSPKVISSDYFEKGQLLYKQEIIGLADFAQLMDDIGIDIYPLLEQK from the coding sequence ATGAATAAAAACGAGCTCAAATACAAAGCCGCAGATGCAGCAATTGAATTCCGAAGAAGATTTGACCTAGGGCAGGCAGCGCCACTGCGTATGGATGTTTTATTGGCTAAGTTGGATTTATTAACTGTTTTTGCTAAAATGTCTGAAAGTTTTTCAGGAATGGCAGCAAAGTTTGAGGACAATGGCTTTTTATTAATCAATTGTAACCACGTTAAAGGCAGACAAAACTTTACAATTTGTCATGAATTGTATCATTTATTCGTACAAAAAGATTTTCAGTTTGAAATCATAGCAAGCAATGAAGACCGTGTAAAAGACGAACACGAAAAACTGGCTGATGCTTTTGCTAGTGAACTACTGATGCCAGAAGAAGGCATAAAGGAACTTTTATTGATGCAAAACTTTCTGAGTAAACAAATTGGTATTGAACAAATTGTAAAACTTGAGCAGTATTTTCAAGTCTCTCGGCAAGCAATGGTTTATCGTTTGGTGAACTTGGGATTAATTGATAAACAAACAGATTTACAAAAAGCTTATTTTGAAACGGTGAAAGAGTCTGCCGAACGATTAGGTTTTGAAACCCAATTGTATGAAGCCACTAGTCCGAAGGTAATTTCATCTGATTATTTTGAAAAAGGGCAATTGTTGTATAAGCAAGAAATTATTGGGCTCGCAGATTTTGCACAATTAATGGACGACATTGGAATTGACATCTATCCTCTATTGGAGCAAAAATAG
- a CDS encoding 5-methylcytosine restriction system specificity protein McrC, giving the protein MLRLSEHQKYYPYKEDPYLVLQAHLSDWSVPCRPIYFRANENSVCVHVQLNVNQIHIENSYYIGLDWIRPWNMPVLVEPKVNNEQYKLNHLQMLLDALEEPENLDHLDGLMDVRFEDEWIPVSGESSIELTPFLIVQFLMAVRAIVRKGLKKDYYRVKENLTSKVKGKILVGQQIRQNVVRNNLTKTVCEFQDYGLNTETNQFLKYVLQFVQVKLETSSFSNDNLIETLRFNLGAFNQVSNKPFYSFEKKETNPFYREYNLAITLGNQLLKLMDHNLSKASIEIQKYPPHWIDMSKLFELYVFKKLREQFTGTDEVMYHEKVHYQEPDFLIRSAHLKAVVDAKYKPRYKSGNPSMEDARQLSGYARLTKVYEKLAVPANEIIPVYIVYPSALKDYSVVVENSSEDEVAFDLETTSDSLTLFKETAKYRKSSAYQKMYMQELDLKIK; this is encoded by the coding sequence ATGCTCCGTTTAAGTGAACACCAAAAATATTATCCGTACAAAGAAGACCCCTACTTAGTACTGCAAGCGCATTTGAGTGATTGGTCTGTTCCTTGTCGTCCAATCTATTTTCGTGCAAATGAAAATAGCGTGTGTGTGCACGTGCAGCTCAATGTAAATCAAATACACATTGAAAACTCCTATTACATCGGTTTAGATTGGATTCGACCATGGAACATGCCAGTTTTGGTAGAGCCAAAAGTGAACAACGAGCAATACAAACTGAATCATCTACAGATGTTACTAGATGCACTTGAAGAACCTGAAAACTTGGATCATCTAGACGGCTTGATGGATGTCCGTTTTGAAGATGAATGGATTCCAGTTTCTGGCGAAAGTTCCATTGAGCTAACACCCTTTTTAATAGTGCAATTTTTAATGGCTGTAAGAGCCATTGTGAGGAAAGGTCTAAAAAAGGATTATTACCGAGTAAAAGAAAATCTAACCTCCAAGGTAAAAGGAAAAATACTTGTTGGTCAGCAAATTCGTCAAAATGTGGTTCGCAATAACTTGACAAAAACTGTTTGTGAATTTCAAGATTATGGATTAAATACAGAAACAAATCAATTTTTGAAATACGTGTTGCAATTTGTGCAAGTTAAGCTAGAAACAAGTTCATTTAGTAATGATAATTTAATTGAGACACTTCGTTTCAATTTAGGCGCTTTCAATCAAGTTTCCAATAAACCGTTTTATTCCTTTGAAAAAAAAGAAACCAATCCATTTTATCGCGAATACAATTTAGCCATTACTTTAGGAAATCAGTTGCTGAAATTAATGGATCATAATTTATCCAAAGCAAGTATTGAAATCCAAAAATATCCGCCACATTGGATAGACATGAGCAAGCTCTTTGAATTGTATGTGTTTAAAAAGCTACGCGAACAATTCACAGGAACGGATGAAGTAATGTACCATGAAAAAGTGCATTATCAAGAACCTGATTTTCTAATTCGTTCAGCGCATTTAAAAGCGGTTGTGGATGCAAAATACAAGCCACGTTATAAAAGTGGTAATCCTTCAATGGAAGATGCACGGCAACTTTCGGGTTATGCTCGTTTAACAAAAGTATACGAGAAATTAGCTGTCCCTGCCAATGAAATAATCCCCGTGTATATTGTTTACCCCAGTGCTCTGAAAGATTATTCAGTAGTGGTTGAAAACAGTAGTGAAGATGAAGTAGCTTTTGATCTTGAAACAACAAGTGATTCATTGACCTTATTTAAAGAAACGGCAAAGTACAGAAAGTCATCAGCGTATCAAAAAATGTATATGCAAGAATTGGATTTGAAAATAAAATGA
- a CDS encoding AAA family ATPase — protein sequence MKGFEDYIRFFNSLKIDLKDVTTLEEKQNFQKVVIATYTIESKKFETNKLYYKRVTNARNVKNAVYLDSYFNDEVYWLDIDEHEWPQSSGETDIDELIVNDITHNPIFKNELLKLANNQGTGFIQLISKQGRSNQYYRNFENNNHWHDIILLIKAVIEGETNLNPFLKSLVFKWDGNKHTERLRSSLSPHFGNRALLHHLINNVNRKKSTVLKELIMQEYIDLLNFKKQIILQGPPGTGKTRLAKELANIKCGITVEFIKDNLKVGEKIDNVSGAKDYYTVKAIDTNTVSLVSERTTQDWKPTYVEIIKKYNRLISGEDVKSANGLNPYDLAIAKHFLKKVRGSSNKEQIKLIQFHPSFSYEDFVRGIVSKTSNIGIIYEAQNKVLADFAKAALDNYRLSKTDNTDAVIDKWVEDTFNEYKYDIEQAVEEKMLLISGSIGIFEVQHDCFKYGLEWQVPSRINFVDFKKLIKWIVVGAHVLGNPIAKELSVHAHYRNPYYSSLLTDFFSKYHFENTVEKVVEKNYVLIIDEINRANLSTVLGELIYALEYRGEAVESIYEIEGSNKLILPPNLYIIGTMNTADRSVTQIDYAIRRRFAFVDILPEDISSDLGDDFKSDLFKKVAALFVKDFSASLDYSREKVITNSEHLSFEFKPKEVWLGHSYFIQHYEIDQYGEQDRDNPFDFNLRLDYEIKPILREYVKDGILKESALAEIEALSCSV from the coding sequence ATGAAAGGATTTGAAGATTACATCCGCTTTTTCAATTCTTTGAAAATAGATTTGAAAGATGTAACAACGCTAGAGGAAAAACAGAATTTTCAAAAGGTAGTAATAGCCACTTATACTATAGAGAGCAAAAAATTTGAAACAAATAAACTGTATTACAAACGTGTCACCAATGCACGAAATGTAAAAAATGCGGTGTACCTCGATAGCTATTTTAATGATGAAGTCTATTGGTTAGATATTGATGAGCATGAATGGCCACAATCATCTGGCGAAACAGATATTGATGAATTAATCGTAAACGATATCACTCACAACCCTATTTTCAAAAATGAATTGCTGAAATTAGCAAACAATCAAGGTACTGGTTTCATTCAATTAATTTCAAAACAAGGTAGATCAAATCAATATTACCGCAATTTTGAAAATAACAATCACTGGCACGACATCATTTTACTGATAAAAGCTGTAATTGAAGGTGAAACAAATCTGAACCCTTTTCTGAAATCACTTGTGTTTAAATGGGACGGTAATAAGCATACAGAACGTTTACGCTCGTCACTTAGTCCACATTTTGGAAATAGAGCATTGTTACACCATTTAATCAATAATGTAAACAGGAAGAAATCAACTGTATTAAAAGAATTAATCATGCAAGAATATATTGACTTACTGAATTTCAAAAAACAAATCATTCTGCAAGGTCCTCCCGGAACGGGTAAAACAAGACTAGCGAAGGAACTAGCCAATATAAAATGTGGAATCACTGTTGAGTTTATTAAAGATAATTTGAAAGTTGGAGAAAAAATCGACAATGTTAGTGGGGCAAAAGATTATTATACGGTAAAGGCAATTGATACCAATACGGTTTCGTTGGTTTCTGAGAGAACAACCCAAGATTGGAAGCCAACTTACGTTGAAATCATTAAAAAATATAATCGACTGATAAGCGGTGAAGATGTGAAAAGTGCTAATGGTCTGAATCCTTATGATTTAGCAATAGCGAAACACTTTCTAAAAAAAGTAAGAGGTTCATCAAACAAAGAACAAATTAAATTAATTCAATTTCACCCAAGTTTTTCATATGAAGACTTTGTAAGAGGTATTGTATCGAAAACATCCAATATTGGAATTATTTATGAAGCCCAGAACAAGGTTTTAGCTGATTTTGCAAAAGCGGCTTTGGATAACTACCGTTTAAGCAAAACCGATAATACAGATGCAGTTATTGACAAGTGGGTAGAAGATACGTTCAATGAATATAAATATGACATTGAACAGGCTGTTGAAGAAAAAATGCTTTTAATTTCGGGTTCAATAGGCATATTTGAAGTACAACATGACTGTTTTAAATACGGTTTAGAGTGGCAAGTTCCGTCAAGAATCAACTTTGTAGACTTTAAGAAATTGATAAAATGGATTGTTGTTGGAGCACATGTTTTAGGTAATCCAATAGCAAAAGAATTATCTGTTCACGCGCATTACAGAAATCCATATTACAGCAGTTTACTAACTGATTTCTTTTCGAAATATCATTTTGAGAACACAGTTGAAAAGGTAGTTGAAAAGAATTATGTGCTGATAATCGATGAAATTAATAGGGCGAATCTTTCAACGGTACTTGGAGAATTAATTTATGCTCTCGAATATCGCGGTGAAGCGGTAGAAAGCATATATGAAATTGAAGGGTCTAACAAATTAATTCTTCCACCAAATCTATATATCATTGGAACAATGAATACTGCAGACCGCAGTGTTACACAAATTGATTATGCAATTAGAAGACGTTTTGCTTTTGTAGACATTTTACCTGAAGATATATCAAGTGATTTAGGTGATGACTTTAAGTCAGATTTATTTAAAAAAGTAGCAGCTCTGTTTGTCAAAGATTTCAGTGCTTCACTTGATTATTCTCGAGAAAAAGTAATAACGAATTCGGAACATTTATCATTTGAATTTAAACCAAAAGAAGTATGGTTAGGCCATTCCTATTTCATCCAGCACTACGAAATTGATCAATATGGTGAACAGGATAGAGATAATCCGTTTGACTTCAATTTGCGCTTAGATTATGAAATCAAACCCATTCTCCGTGAATATGTAAAGGATGGTATTTTAAAAGAGTCGGCTCTTGCAGAAATTGAAGCCTTATCATGCTCCGTTTAA
- a CDS encoding reverse transcriptase domain-containing protein: MELPDWFKIKGYYHISPQTSGSWKDYSKIEAKLKSKEFVANYAFYPLLHTIIDERKFKKIPNETSKRAHSFVDENGVIKKNVKKRPLHYANHFDALIMAYYAEKLQEKYDEQLKKNLELDKSVTAYRKIPVDDTPDKNKGNIHFAKEVFDEIKMRVCDSGDTIVMAFDIKSFFSTLNHGFLYKKWAELINEKDLPADHLNVFKAATKFSFIYKNDLKRLGKGPQRKYDEKRLAEIRNKNGFRAYFESPKDFRTSVKKGEIHIFQNNFKNEAGEQVGIPQGLPISALLANLYLLDFDKTIIQKLVDQKRCYYRRYSDDIIVICSPEQTELVNQVVTEEMKRQEVIISTEKTEVFRFQNTNTGISVFKKSGEEWIKNQPLNYLGFEFYGTKTLIKSTNISKFYRRMIYAVKNKSKLALKIAEKEGDKPILFKRQLYRIYRNVDLDHHSAKKNFLRFEKRDTGEFQMISDKSKKKPSGNYFTYAERAAEIMDEPAIIKQVRNEKKIFNQALDKYFHSKRKK; encoded by the coding sequence ATGGAACTACCTGATTGGTTTAAAATAAAAGGATATTACCACATTTCACCGCAAACTAGTGGATCATGGAAAGATTATAGTAAAATTGAAGCAAAGTTGAAATCTAAGGAATTTGTCGCCAATTACGCATTTTATCCATTATTACATACTATTATAGATGAACGAAAGTTCAAGAAAATCCCGAATGAAACTTCCAAAAGAGCACACAGTTTTGTTGATGAGAATGGGGTGATTAAAAAAAATGTAAAAAAAAGACCTTTACATTATGCTAATCATTTTGATGCACTTATTATGGCATATTATGCCGAAAAATTGCAGGAAAAATATGATGAACAATTAAAAAAGAATCTTGAACTCGATAAAAGTGTAACTGCTTATCGTAAAATACCAGTAGATGACACACCAGACAAAAACAAAGGAAACATTCATTTTGCAAAGGAAGTATTTGATGAAATAAAAATGAGAGTATGTGATTCTGGTGACACCATTGTTATGGCATTCGATATTAAAAGCTTCTTTTCTACCTTGAATCATGGGTTTCTTTATAAGAAATGGGCAGAACTAATTAACGAGAAAGATCTACCAGCCGATCATTTGAATGTATTTAAGGCAGCAACAAAATTCAGTTTTATATACAAGAATGATTTAAAAAGATTAGGTAAAGGTCCACAAAGAAAATACGATGAAAAGCGTCTAGCCGAAATCCGAAACAAAAACGGATTTAGAGCTTATTTTGAATCACCGAAGGATTTTCGAACGAGTGTAAAAAAAGGTGAAATTCATATTTTCCAAAATAACTTTAAGAATGAAGCAGGTGAACAAGTCGGTATTCCTCAAGGTCTTCCGATTTCCGCACTATTGGCTAATCTGTATCTCTTGGATTTTGATAAAACTATTATTCAAAAATTAGTCGACCAAAAAAGATGCTATTACAGAAGGTATTCTGATGACATTATCGTAATATGTAGTCCCGAACAAACGGAATTAGTTAATCAGGTTGTGACGGAGGAAATGAAACGACAAGAAGTTATCATTAGTACTGAAAAAACCGAAGTGTTTAGATTTCAAAATACAAACACAGGTATTTCGGTATTTAAAAAAAGTGGAGAGGAATGGATAAAAAATCAACCGCTAAACTATTTAGGCTTTGAGTTTTATGGCACAAAAACTCTCATTAAATCAACGAATATTTCGAAGTTTTATCGTCGCATGATTTATGCAGTTAAAAACAAATCAAAATTAGCGTTGAAAATTGCGGAGAAAGAAGGTGATAAACCAATTTTATTCAAAAGACAACTCTATAGAATTTATCGTAATGTTGATTTGGATCATCATTCAGCAAAAAAGAATTTTCTCCGTTTTGAAAAACGAGATACTGGTGAGTTTCAAATGATTTCGGATAAATCAAAAAAGAAACCTTCAGGAAACTATTTCACATATGCTGAACGTGCAGCCGAAATAATGGATGAACCGGCAATAATAAAACAAGTTCGAAACGAAAAGAAGATATTTAATCAAGCTTTAGATAAGTACTTTCATTCTAAAAGAAAGAAATAG
- a CDS encoding restriction endonuclease subunit S — MGSNYKKLGPYIQIVNQRNSSLSGHKLLGVSIKKCFMPSIANIIGTDMSTYKLIRKKQFAYGPVTSRNGDKISIAILDDLDEAIVSQAYTVFEIKDFNELDPEYLMMWFRRPEFDRYARFKSHGSAREIFDWTEMSETELPVPNIEKQREIVREYNTIVNRISLNEQLIQKLEETAQAIYKQWFVEFEFPYENGKPYKSSGGKMVWCEELEKEIPRGWEVKTLDNFCECLDNLRKPLSGIQRGTKKGVYPYFGAMSIIDYIDSYIYDGVFLLVSEDGANVVDEFGRPATQYVWGKFWLNNHAHILKGINPYSTEFIKLGLSFINASHLVTGAAQPKINQNNLMSIELLKPGKSVLVEFNKLIKPLFNQIMYSTDQTKLLFRFNELLLSKMTKVEETM, encoded by the coding sequence ATGGGATCAAATTATAAAAAATTGGGTCCATATATTCAGATTGTAAATCAACGGAATAGCAGTTTGAGTGGACATAAATTACTGGGAGTAAGTATTAAGAAATGCTTTATGCCTTCAATTGCTAATATTATTGGAACAGACATGTCAACGTATAAGTTGATTCGAAAAAAACAGTTTGCATACGGCCCTGTAACTTCGAGAAATGGTGATAAAATTTCAATCGCAATTCTTGATGATCTTGACGAGGCAATAGTTTCTCAAGCCTACACAGTTTTTGAAATAAAAGATTTTAATGAATTGGATCCTGAATATTTGATGATGTGGTTTAGAAGACCTGAATTTGATCGCTATGCACGTTTTAAATCCCATGGGAGCGCACGTGAGATATTCGATTGGACTGAAATGAGTGAAACTGAACTTCCAGTTCCAAACATCGAAAAGCAACGCGAAATAGTTCGGGAATACAACACGATCGTAAACCGCATTTCATTGAATGAACAACTGATTCAAAAATTGGAAGAAACGGCGCAGGCTATTTACAAGCAATGGTTTGTGGAGTTTGAATTTCCGTATGAAAACGGAAAGCCGTATAAATCTTCTGGCGGCAAAATGGTATGGTGTGAGGAGTTGGAGAAGGAGATTCCACGGGGGTGGGAAGTGAAGACTTTAGATAATTTTTGTGAATGTCTTGATAATTTGAGAAAACCATTATCAGGAATTCAAAGAGGCACAAAAAAAGGAGTTTATCCATATTTCGGGGCAATGTCAATCATTGATTATATTGATTCATACATATATGACGGGGTGTTTCTATTGGTTTCTGAGGATGGTGCAAATGTTGTTGATGAATTTGGTCGACCTGCCACCCAATATGTCTGGGGTAAATTCTGGTTGAACAATCATGCGCATATATTAAAAGGAATTAATCCATACTCCACAGAATTTATAAAATTAGGTTTGTCATTTATCAATGCCTCACATTTAGTAACCGGAGCGGCACAACCAAAAATTAATCAGAATAATTTGATGTCAATAGAATTATTGAAGCCTGGCAAGTCCGTCCTTGTTGAATTTAATAAATTGATCAAACCATTATTTAATCAAATTATGTATTCAACAGATCAAACAAAATTATTGTTTCGCTTTAATGAATTACTTCTTTCCAAAATGACTAAAGTTGAAGAAACAATGTAA
- a CDS encoding type I restriction-modification system subunit M encodes MAKQTAKNTKSIEETLWDSANKLRGTVESSEYKHVVLALIFLKFTSDKFEERRQELVAEGKDKYLEMPEFYNMKNVFFLAEESRWSYIIANAKQNDISLKIDTALHTVEKNNASLKGALPDNYFSRLNMDVSKLAALLDTINNIDTLKDKQQDIVGRVYEYFLSKFALAEGKGKGEFYTPKSIVNLIAEMIEPYKGVIYDPACGSGGMFVQSMKFIQSHHGNTKDISIYGQEYTNTTYKLAKMNLAIRGISANLGAVAADTFAKDQHPDLKADFIMANPPFNQKDWRASDELTDDPRWKGYDLPPTSNANYAWILNMASKLSENGVAGFILANGALSGGGEEYKIRKKLIENGVVEAVVILPRSMFYTTDISVTLWILNNNKTERVVKHPDETRNYRNRKDEILFMDLREIGEPFEKKFTQFSEDHIKEIAGTYHTWQQKNSNYKDIPEYCYSATLENVKSKDYSLVPSKYIEFVNRDENIDFDDKMKSLQAEFTELLKAEESSKKDLMNVFKELGYGIKL; translated from the coding sequence ATGGCAAAACAAACGGCAAAAAACACCAAATCCATCGAAGAAACCCTTTGGGATTCAGCTAATAAACTACGTGGAACGGTAGAATCTTCTGAATACAAACACGTGGTGCTTGCGCTTATCTTCTTGAAGTTTACTTCCGATAAATTTGAAGAGCGCCGTCAGGAATTGGTTGCTGAAGGAAAAGACAAATACTTGGAGATGCCAGAATTCTACAACATGAAGAATGTGTTCTTCTTGGCAGAAGAAAGCCGTTGGAGTTACATCATTGCCAATGCAAAACAAAACGACATCTCTTTAAAGATCGATACCGCACTCCATACCGTAGAAAAAAACAATGCGTCATTAAAAGGTGCTTTGCCCGACAACTACTTCTCACGCTTAAACATGGACGTGAGCAAGTTGGCTGCCCTACTCGATACCATCAACAATATTGATACGCTCAAAGACAAACAACAAGACATTGTTGGGCGTGTGTACGAATACTTCCTCAGTAAATTCGCATTGGCAGAAGGAAAAGGAAAAGGTGAATTCTATACGCCAAAAAGTATTGTAAACCTGATTGCTGAAATGATTGAACCTTACAAAGGAGTGATCTATGACCCGGCTTGTGGTTCTGGTGGTATGTTCGTACAATCCATGAAATTTATTCAAAGCCATCATGGAAACACCAAAGACATTTCCATTTACGGACAAGAATACACGAACACGACTTACAAACTGGCAAAAATGAACCTGGCTATTCGTGGAATCTCGGCCAACCTAGGTGCTGTTGCTGCCGACACCTTTGCCAAAGACCAACACCCAGATTTGAAGGCCGATTTCATCATGGCGAATCCTCCGTTTAACCAAAAAGACTGGCGGGCAAGTGATGAATTAACAGATGATCCTCGTTGGAAAGGTTATGATCTACCCCCAACAAGTAATGCGAATTACGCTTGGATCTTGAACATGGCAAGTAAACTCTCTGAAAATGGAGTAGCTGGTTTTATCTTGGCAAACGGCGCCCTTTCTGGTGGTGGTGAAGAATACAAGATCCGCAAAAAGTTAATTGAGAATGGTGTTGTGGAGGCAGTAGTTATTTTGCCTAGAAGTATGTTTTACACCACAGATATTAGTGTAACGCTTTGGATTCTGAATAATAACAAAACAGAACGAGTTGTAAAACACCCGGATGAAACAAGAAATTACCGAAATCGGAAAGATGAAATCTTGTTCATGGATTTACGTGAAATAGGCGAACCTTTTGAAAAGAAGTTTACTCAATTTTCAGAAGACCATATCAAAGAAATTGCTGGAACATATCACACATGGCAACAAAAAAACTCCAACTACAAAGACATTCCTGAGTACTGTTATTCAGCAACTTTAGAAAATGTAAAATCTAAAGATTATTCTTTAGTTCCTAGTAAATACATCGAATTCGTCAATCGTGATGAAAACATTGATTTCGATGACAAAATGAAAAGTTTGCAAGCAGAATTTACCGAGTTATTAAAAGCAGAAGAAAGTTCTAAAAAGGATTTAATGAATGTGTTCAAAGAATTAGGATATGGGATCAAATTATAA
- a CDS encoding NYN domain-containing protein, whose translation MNEQKMAVLIDADNVPYSSIKEMLEEVAKTGTPTIKRIYADWTKPNANGWKGVLLENAITPIQQYSYTSGKNSSDSALIIDAMDILYSQQVDGFCIVSSDSDFTRLATRLRESGKKVMGIGEKKTPLPFITACDKFVYIEILKPKPIPSKTETKQKLNKKEKEPLPMNKVDVSLVNLLKKSVSDLADDTGWTFLGELGNFLQKKQRDFDPRNYGFQKLLPLIKSTDEFEIDIRETANKNTKHIFVKLRNE comes from the coding sequence ATGAACGAACAAAAAATGGCAGTCTTAATTGATGCCGATAATGTACCCTATTCCAGTATCAAAGAAATGTTGGAAGAAGTGGCTAAAACAGGAACTCCAACCATTAAACGAATTTATGCCGATTGGACAAAGCCCAATGCAAATGGATGGAAAGGCGTTCTTCTTGAAAATGCAATTACTCCCATTCAACAATACAGCTATACCAGTGGAAAAAATTCGAGTGATAGTGCGCTAATCATCGATGCGATGGATATTTTGTATTCCCAACAAGTAGATGGTTTTTGCATTGTTTCATCCGATAGCGATTTCACACGTTTAGCTACTCGTTTACGCGAATCAGGTAAGAAAGTAATGGGAATTGGCGAGAAGAAAACACCGCTTCCTTTTATTACTGCGTGCGATAAATTTGTGTACATCGAAATTTTGAAGCCCAAACCAATTCCTTCTAAAACCGAAACCAAACAAAAGCTAAATAAGAAGGAAAAAGAACCGCTACCAATGAATAAAGTGGATGTGAGTTTGGTCAACTTACTGAAGAAAAGTGTGAGTGATTTAGCAGATGATACAGGCTGGACATTCTTGGGTGAATTGGGGAACTTTTTGCAGAAAAAACAACGCGATTTTGATCCTAGAAATTACGGGTTTCAAAAACTTTTACCACTCATCAAAAGCACCGACGAATTTGAAATCGATATCCGAGAAACAGCCAATAAAAACACGAAGCATATTTTTGTGAAATTGCGAAACGAATAA